From the genome of Psychrobacter sp. M13:
GTGCTCAGCAATCGCCGCGATAAAGCAATTGATCACACCGTCCTCTTCTAGACGCGCCTGTGCTTTGGCTAAGGTTGAATGAATAAATTCACCAACCGTACCACGTATAGCAGGTGCTTTGACTGATGTTTGCTCAGTTGCAGGTAGCTGCGTTTCTGACGACTGTACTTGCTGCGCCCGAACCACACGCGGATCGTTGCTGGCTTGACCGAACTTAGCGGCAGTAATGTAACGCTCAGCAAACAGCTTTTCAGGAGTCAGCGACTGTGCTGATTGATTCGCTGGCACAGTTTCTGTCGCCTGATCTTTGTCTGTCGTTTGAGCTTTGGTGGCAGTATTAGCAACTTCACTAACGACATCTTTAACTGTATCGACAGTATCAGTATCAGTTGCAGGCACTACAGCTTCATTGACAGTCTCTTTACTATTATCAGCAACCTGTTGCTCCGAGGGTGCAGGCTGCGACTGGCTCTGGCTCGCAGAGCTTGTCTCAGTCGCGATATTAGCAGCACTGTCTTTAGCGGCATTGTCTTTAGCAGCACTGTCTTTAGGTAATTCAGCTACCTTTTCAGCTTTTACAGTTTCAGACTCAGTCGTTTTCTGCTCTACTTTAGCCGCTTTACTATCATCTAAAGATAAATGCACGATCTCATGCGACTTAAGTTTTGCTGGCGCCTCATTGATTTGTAGAACAACTTCATTAGGGTTCTGATTGCTACGGGCATCAGCTCGGTTGTTACTGCTAGCGGCTTGTTGACCGTTTTGCTTAGCATTATTATCAGTAGGGCTATCACTGTTTGAGCCAGTTAAGGTCTCATTACGCTCAAGCGTTCCACGTGAGCTACGTTTGCTATGCGGCTTACGCTTGCTACGTGCTTGCTCATCAGCTGTGCTAGGGTCTTTACTAGCATCGTTACTGCTATCATTTTGAGTGCTGTCTTGACGACTATTGCGACTGCGCTCATTTTGGCGTCTATTGTCATTACGCGGCTCATTGCTACGTGTATTGCGATCATCAGATTTGACATTCGTCGCGTCACTAGTGTTGGCATCGTTATTGTCTACGTTATTACTAGTGCTACGATTGTCTTGTGTCTCATTATCGTCACGCTGCTCTCTTCTTTGGCGCGGCTTTGATGATCTTGACTTACGTGCCTTACGTCTTCTTTTGTCATCATTACTCTCGTCATCATTATCGTTATGGCGATTATTTTGCTGACGATTGTTTTGATTATCTGAAGTTTGCTCATCACGCTGCTGATTTTGTCTATCACTTTGTTGGGTAGATGAGCTTTGAGCGTTAGCTAAAACACTGCTATCTACCTGACCAAACGAGCCTAAGCTGGTCGCCCCAGTATTCACTAGTGTTTCGATAGCTTTAGCGGCGTCCGTACTACTGACACTGTGTGCTGTTTGGGCTTGTGGCGCTTGAGCAAACAGATTGGACAACCAAGCGACGGCTTGCGGCTTAGCAGTAACAGCTGGTGGCTGCGTATTGTTTTGTGTAGCCTGATTTTGTGTAGCATTGTTTTGTTGAGTACTGCTTTGTTGAACGTTACTTTGTCGAACACTGTTAGCGACATTCGATTGAGCCTGATTGGCCACAGCCTTGTTATTGTTAGTGCTATTATTGTTACGATGCTCATTGCTATGAGTCACTGTATTGGTATTTTGACTGTTATTTCTATTATTATCTTGCTGATTGCTTGAGCGCGCGCTTTTATCTGCAATAGCCTTTAGTGGCTGGCGCGTAGGCTGCTGTTCAGGACGCGCTGAATCAGCGGTCTGCCAGTCAACATCATAGCCCAAATCGCTGTGCTCTTGGGCAGTATCAGTAATACGCTCATAGCTTGATGGCGCAAAGCCATCACGGTTAAAGTGCAATTTAAAGTTCGGCGACTCTAGATGAGCATGCGGTAGGATAGTAATACGAGTACCACTATCTTGCTCAAGATAAACTAAGCTGTCGCGCTTTTCATTTAGCAAAAAGGCGGCGATATCAGTAGGTACTTCTGCTTGTACTTCACCTTGACGCTCTTTGAGAGCAATCTGTTCAATTTGGCGCATAATTGATAATGAGAGCGAGCGCAGATCACGAATCATACCATTGCCATGACAGCGCGGACAGATATAGCCTGTAGACTCTTCTAACGACGGACGCAAACGCTGACGACTCATTTCCATCAGACCGAACTTGGAGATATCGCCGAACTGTACGCGAGCACGGTCATATTTAGTGGCATCAATCAGCCTTTTTTCGACTTCCTTTTGATGCTTATTGTCATTCATATCAATAAAATCAATGACAATTAAACCGCCCATATCACGCAAACGTAGCTGGCGCGCGATCTCATCAGCCGCTTCTAGATTAGTATGATAAGCAGTTTCAGCAACATCTGAGCCTTTAGTCGATTTGGCTGAGTTGATATCGATTGAGACTAAGGCTTCGGTCTGGTCAATGACAATAGAGCCACCTGATGGCAGACGAACTTCACGCTGATAAGCAGTCTCGATTTGTTTTTCGATGTTAAAGCGCGAGAACATCGGCTCATAGTCGGTATATTTGCGTAATTTTTCTGCTTGTTTTGGCATAACAGCATCTATAAAACCTGCCGCTTCGATGTAAGCGTTTTCGTTATCGATCCAAATCTCAGCGATATCATCACGCAGATAATCACGCACCGCACGAGTAACCACACCAGCTTCTTGATGCACTAGACGCGGAGAAGGGTACTTTTGATTTTGCTCTTGAATAGCTTGCCAGATATTAAGCAGATGATTGAGATCATGCTGTAAGTCTTCTTGCGTTTTGCCGATGCCCGCAGTACGTATAATGACGCTCATACCTTTGGCCAGATCAAGATTGCTCAGCATCCGCTTCATATCTTCGCGTAACTTGCCTGAGATTTGGCGAGAGATACCGCCACCGCGTGGGTTGTTCGGCATCAGTACTAAATAACGTCCCGCTAATGACACATAGGTCGATAGGGCAGCGCCTTTATTACCGCGCTCCTCTTTTTCGACTTGCACGATCAGCTCATCGCCTTCTTTGATCAGCTTTTTGATGTTTTCATCGCGTGGATTGCCACTTAGATATTCGCTTGATATTTCACGAATCGGCAAAAAGCCTTGACGCTGTGAGCCATATTCGACGAATACCGCCTCTAAAGAAGGCTCGACACGGGTGACATGGCCTTTATAGATATTGGATTTTTTTTGTTCGCGAGTACGGTTTTCTAGATCAAAATCATAGAGATGATTACCCGTACAAAGGGCAACACGGATCTCTTCGTTTTGAGTAGCGTTGATTAAAATGCGTTTCATAATAGTTTCCTATGAGTACGCAGAGCAACGACAAGGCTTTTGTTCAAGAACAGGAGCAAGAATAATATTAATAGATATTCAATATCAATATAATAAGAAGCGATCAAATGAATAAATAACTTAAATAGGTCAGTCAAACAAAGCTCGGTCAAATACAGGTCTGTAAAACTGATACTATTCACTCTAAAGTTCGGCTATAAGCTCAAGCGTTTAGATACCTACGAGTTCAGCTATTCTGCTAAACCAAAGCGTTATCCTAAAATAAAGATGATTATAATTTAAACCTATTTTAGCTATTTGACCGCACTATGAAGCACTGTATTTAGCTATTTAGATACTTAAATTAATTAGACAGCGTGTAAGACTGTCAGCATCTACCTTCTCAGGTTATATTTCAAAGTCACGTCACTGACATTAGTAAGTCATTATATTCAAGATAAACTTATCTACTGACACGATCTTTCACTATATTATCAATAGCCTGTCATCCGCTATAAGTCGTAAGCTTATTGTGATTCGAGACTAAAATTTAGTCATTCTATTAATTGGTCATTCTATATTACAAAATAATAAAGGATTATCGGCTAAGGTCTCGCTATGTAAATAGTCAACGGGGCGCACTTGGCAAACGAGATAATCTTTTACAAGAGCTTAGTTATAAGCGCTTAAAGTACTAGCTTTGTAAGAGCTTATAAAATAAGAGTTTAACTATTATTATCTGTTTGGCCGCCGATATTTAGGCAGTAGAAAAATCCTAACTTTAATCTATCATTCCTTGCTCAACTGCACATATCCATCAAAGCTGCAAATCAAGTTGTAAAATCTGCAAATCAAGTCGTGGTCATACGTTTAGTGAGTAAATGGAGTAAAATTTTGCTCAATAAGTAAGGCTATTGGCCTGATTTATCAAAGCATGGTTATATAAGCACTGCTATAAAAACGTTTGTTGTCAAAAATAATGCTAATAAAAAAGCCATTAGTACAAAAAGCTATCAAAATACTGGTTTTGCTAAACAGTTAACAAAAATTTAATTAGGCATGATCTACATATCAGTAAGATCCTCGCCCTAAAAATCAGATGAAGCATACAAAATCAGCAAAGACATCAATGAGGTTTTGATACCATAAAGTTTTGATACCATAAACTTGGTATCATGAACTTAGCATCAGACTATTTAGCTGCGAAGACTACCCAGCTAAAAAATCAATAGCAATCTCTTAGCACAATAATTCACAATGAATGATTCACGATGATTATTATTGCAAGCTCTGCTCAATTGGCATTCAACATGCTAAACTATAGCAAATCTTTAAGCAAATCCCTAACTAAAAATGACAAACTCCAAAATGACTAATGACGCACCCGTTCACGAAGCCCCTGCTATCTTCAATAGTAAAACTCGCCCACAAAGCGCTGACGACGAGATCAGCAACTTTGAAAAGGTGAATTATCTAGAGGTTACACGCCATCAACACGATCAGCGCCTAGATAATTTTTTGCTGAATCGTCTCAAAGGCTTGCCTAAGCCTCATATCTACAAGATGATCCGCTCCGATGAGGTACGCGTCAATAATAAGCGCTGTAAGCCACACGATAGAGTGCAGCGTGAGGATGTAGTGCGTATCGCGCCTGTGGTACTGGCTACTCGTGAGAAGCCTATTATCAGTACTGAGTTTGCCAAAAGCTTGCTAGCACGCGTAGTCTACGAAGATGAAGGTATGATGGTGCTGAATAAACCCTCAGGTATAGCTGTACATGGCGGTAGTGGACTAGATTTTGGAGTGATTGAAGCCATGCGCGAAGTCACTGGAAAAAAATATCTGGAGCTAGTGCATCGTATTGATAAAGATACCTCAGGGCTGCTGATGATCTCCAAAAAGCGCTCAGCGCTTAAGACGTTGCAACAGCATCTCGTCGATAAAACCATTCAAAAACAT
Proteins encoded in this window:
- a CDS encoding Rne/Rng family ribonuclease, yielding MKRILINATQNEEIRVALCTGNHLYDFDLENRTREQKKSNIYKGHVTRVEPSLEAVFVEYGSQRQGFLPIREISSEYLSGNPRDENIKKLIKEGDELIVQVEKEERGNKGAALSTYVSLAGRYLVLMPNNPRGGGISRQISGKLREDMKRMLSNLDLAKGMSVIIRTAGIGKTQEDLQHDLNHLLNIWQAIQEQNQKYPSPRLVHQEAGVVTRAVRDYLRDDIAEIWIDNENAYIEAAGFIDAVMPKQAEKLRKYTDYEPMFSRFNIEKQIETAYQREVRLPSGGSIVIDQTEALVSIDINSAKSTKGSDVAETAYHTNLEAADEIARQLRLRDMGGLIVIDFIDMNDNKHQKEVEKRLIDATKYDRARVQFGDISKFGLMEMSRQRLRPSLEESTGYICPRCHGNGMIRDLRSLSLSIMRQIEQIALKERQGEVQAEVPTDIAAFLLNEKRDSLVYLEQDSGTRITILPHAHLESPNFKLHFNRDGFAPSSYERITDTAQEHSDLGYDVDWQTADSARPEQQPTRQPLKAIADKSARSSNQQDNNRNNSQNTNTVTHSNEHRNNNSTNNNKAVANQAQSNVANSVRQSNVQQSSTQQNNATQNQATQNNTQPPAVTAKPQAVAWLSNLFAQAPQAQTAHSVSSTDAAKAIETLVNTGATSLGSFGQVDSSVLANAQSSSTQQSDRQNQQRDEQTSDNQNNRQQNNRHNDNDDESNDDKRRRKARKSRSSKPRQRREQRDDNETQDNRSTSNNVDNNDANTSDATNVKSDDRNTRSNEPRNDNRRQNERSRNSRQDSTQNDSSNDASKDPSTADEQARSKRKPHSKRSSRGTLERNETLTGSNSDSPTDNNAKQNGQQAASSNNRADARSNQNPNEVVLQINEAPAKLKSHEIVHLSLDDSKAAKVEQKTTESETVKAEKVAELPKDSAAKDNAAKDSAANIATETSSASQSQSQPAPSEQQVADNSKETVNEAVVPATDTDTVDTVKDVVSEVANTATKAQTTDKDQATETVPANQSAQSLTPEKLFAERYITAAKFGQASNDPRVVRAQQVQSSETQLPATEQTSVKAPAIRGTVGEFIHSTLAKAQARLEEDGVINCFIAAIAEHNSPAKPAMNAATADSDNSGASFDFSNYGYQPLSADYLSRFKTMTAAVSQFAADQGKTSVAPSTITQRASNDPRGQHPSFVAQTSEVSPQESAATDNTQKDSADSIDGSADDVDAHNVAATALTSAMQADDVSAESEQLLEADASLKAKSAELSGEGSLHAEGSSLESEALAKDDSQGNKSKTTIASYKNMIENVAEQLLPQTGMFSLTTAKVPKARSRKPKTEHKKPTQAEKVETDDTDTDS
- a CDS encoding RluA family pseudouridine synthase → MTNDAPVHEAPAIFNSKTRPQSADDEISNFEKVNYLEVTRHQHDQRLDNFLLNRLKGLPKPHIYKMIRSDEVRVNNKRCKPHDRVQREDVVRIAPVVLATREKPIISTEFAKSLLARVVYEDEGMMVLNKPSGIAVHGGSGLDFGVIEAMREVTGKKYLELVHRIDKDTSGLLMISKKRSALKTLQQHLVDKTIQKHYLCLAKGQPILNEQRIDAALLRYTLASGERRVKVDAQDPQTKESQTDIIVHSRFMHNNQSISLIEAKPLTGRTHQIRVHLAHIGHAILGDDKYNVHDKSGVHRLCLHAWRLDIPGYKTITAPLPEDIVALLPEGTDLPK